A genomic region of Campylobacter corcagiensis contains the following coding sequences:
- a CDS encoding DUF1425 domain-containing protein — MKKYLLIAVAGIVFLGCGISPSERLKEHNIIVEDKSIMDDFKIVSVVSKDRDDGLKETQAVLKNDTNKNQLISYKIDWLDKDGFVRESILSKWKTVNVEAKKDVIIGGISPSINAGEFKIRINYPTKYDKKRVNPANYEYQGN; from the coding sequence ATGAAAAAATACTTACTAATTGCCGTTGCTGGAATAGTGTTTCTAGGGTGTGGCATAAGTCCTAGCGAGAGGCTTAAAGAGCATAATATTATCGTTGAAGACAAAAGCATTATGGATGATTTTAAAATAGTAAGCGTGGTATCAAAAGATAGAGATGATGGACTAAAAGAGACTCAAGCAGTCCTTAAAAATGACACAAATAAAAACCAACTCATATCATATAAAATCGACTGGCTAGATAAAGATGGCTTTGTAAGAGAGTCTATTTTATCAAAATGGAAAACAGTAAATGTCGAAGCAAAAAAAGATGTGATAATTGGCGGAATTTCACCAAGCATAAATGCAGGTGAGTTTAAAATTCGTATAAACTACCCAACCAAATATGACAAAAAAAGAGTAAATCCAGCTAATTATGAGTATCAAGGAAATTAA
- a CDS encoding glucose-6-phosphate isomerase: protein MVKNSLNFSTVPFENIDEFARRINDEFESGKVGYFHLPKGSKKLIEKASVIAGEYEYESVVVIGMGGSSLGTKALYTLLKDKAKLKAYFLDNLDIATCKSVLGSINFNKTLFFVVSKSGTTIETITIFKYIIDKFGIKNFKENFIFITDPDSNLEHFAEKHNARIFHIPANVGGRFSVFSAAGIVPLLFLGIDTKEILKGAKACKKSFFDEKDDSILQKAYHFVTHKSAKTNVLFSYGDKFTHFNEWYVQLWAESLGKRCEYKRVGLTPISLIGSRDQHSFLQLIMDGTKDKTVTFIKVLDWADKDSASNLSLEFLDSCDFTNGLNISEVLNLQCDSTMRAVINEGISTDLITLEKIDEWHCGYLIYYYMLLTSAAGIMLNINTYDQPGVEVGKRILKMMLSK from the coding sequence ATGGTAAAAAATAGTCTAAATTTTAGCACAGTACCATTTGAAAATATTGATGAGTTTGCTAGGAGAATAAATGATGAGTTTGAAAGTGGCAAAGTAGGGTATTTCCACCTACCAAAAGGTAGCAAAAAACTTATAGAAAAAGCATCTGTAATAGCAGGTGAGTATGAGTATGAAAGCGTTGTGGTTATTGGTATGGGAGGCTCATCTCTTGGCACAAAGGCTTTGTATACTTTACTTAAAGACAAGGCAAAACTAAAGGCTTATTTTTTAGATAACTTAGACATTGCAACTTGTAAAAGCGTTTTAGGTTCTATAAATTTTAACAAAACTCTATTTTTTGTAGTATCAAAATCGGGAACTACGATAGAGACTATCACTATATTTAAGTATATTATTGATAAATTCGGTATTAAAAATTTTAAAGAAAATTTTATATTTATAACAGATCCAGACTCAAATTTAGAGCATTTTGCTGAAAAACATAATGCTAGAATTTTTCATATTCCTGCAAATGTTGGTGGAAGATTTAGCGTCTTTAGTGCAGCAGGAATTGTTCCGCTACTATTTTTAGGGATTGATACTAAAGAAATTTTAAAAGGTGCAAAAGCTTGTAAGAAGAGCTTTTTTGATGAAAAAGATGACTCTATACTTCAAAAAGCTTACCATTTTGTAACTCATAAAAGTGCTAAGACAAATGTGCTTTTTAGTTATGGTGATAAATTTACCCACTTTAACGAATGGTATGTTCAGCTTTGGGCTGAGAGTCTTGGAAAAAGATGTGAGTATAAAAGGGTTGGACTTACGCCTATTTCTCTTATTGGAAGTCGCGACCAGCACTCATTTTTACAGCTTATAATGGATGGAACAAAAGATAAAACAGTGACATTTATAAAAGTTTTAGATTGGGCTGATAAAGATAGTGCTTCAAATTTAAGTCTTGAATTCTTAGATAGTTGCGATTTTACAAATGGACTAAATATAAGTGAAGTTTTGAATTTGCAGTGCGACAGCACAATGAGAGCTGTTATAAATGAAGGTATTAGCACTGATCTTATAACTTTAGAAAAAATAGATGAGTGGCATTGCGGGTATTTGATCTATTATTATATGTTATTAACAAGTGCAGCAGGCATTATGCTTAATATAAACACTTACGACCAGCCAGGTGTTGAGGTTGGCAAGAGAATCTTAAAGATGATGTTATCTAAATAA
- a CDS encoding IMPACT family protein translates to MQTVLTPAFSQQEIKKSNFLTYLVPFNEFDLIHEQLKLDHPKAVHIVWAYRYLNKYHQIVENQSDDGEPRGTSGPPALNSLRGASLINVGVFIVRYFGGIKLGTGGLVRAYSSSVNLAINEANLVNFEIKDIVKLSIPFTLVGRFEHYFDKENIKIQKEFDAFGMIAEILLNQDEFKEFYSFYEPFLIDGVKILAMPLFAKDIACD, encoded by the coding sequence TTGCAGACAGTTTTAACTCCAGCCTTTAGCCAACAAGAGATTAAAAAATCAAATTTCTTAACATATCTTGTCCCTTTTAATGAATTTGACTTAATTCACGAACAGCTAAAGCTAGATCACCCAAAAGCAGTTCACATCGTTTGGGCATATCGCTATTTAAACAAATACCACCAAATAGTTGAAAATCAAAGCGATGATGGAGAGCCTCGTGGTACAAGTGGTCCGCCTGCTCTTAACTCTTTAAGGGGTGCTAGTCTTATAAATGTAGGAGTTTTCATCGTTCGTTATTTTGGTGGTATAAAACTAGGAACAGGTGGGCTTGTAAGGGCTTATAGTAGCAGCGTAAATTTAGCTATAAATGAAGCAAATTTAGTAAATTTTGAGATAAAAGATATAGTTAAACTTAGCATTCCTTTTACGCTAGTTGGCAGATTTGAGCACTATTTTGATAAAGAAAATATAAAAATACAAAAAGAATTTGATGCTTTTGGAATGATAGCTGAGATTTTGCTAAATCAAGATGAATTTAAAGAATTTTACTCATTTTATGAGCCGTTTTTAATAGATGGGGTTAAAATTTTAGCCATGCCACTTTTTGCTAAGGATATAGCTTGTGATTAA
- a CDS encoding cytochrome b/b6 domain-containing protein, producing the protein MKKHLVWSVYVRIFHWSLAVCFLMPYFFKSYHKAFGTAFLVLAISRIIWGFGSVRYTKFSDFTFSGLFDYIKNALKSLKTKAKFDEKTKIYGGHNAASSYAILVMLIGGVFTSSFGLMIYFIKKGFIEVEDKKIVTNLLGDIHGVFAIFVFMVVVAHVLGVLIEKYRGGDSLNSMLIDGKKVNAKFDAKVSNFWKIFAVISYATAIYTFIIMS; encoded by the coding sequence ATGAAAAAACATCTGGTTTGGTCGGTTTATGTGAGAATTTTTCACTGGTCTTTGGCGGTTTGTTTTTTAATGCCATATTTTTTTAAATCTTACCATAAGGCATTTGGGACTGCTTTTTTAGTTCTTGCTATCTCTAGGATAATTTGGGGCTTTGGTAGCGTAAGATATACTAAATTTAGCGATTTTACATTTAGTGGGCTTTTTGATTATATTAAAAACGCGCTTAAAAGCTTAAAAACTAAAGCTAAATTTGATGAAAAAACAAAAATTTATGGCGGACATAATGCGGCATCAAGTTATGCTATTTTAGTTATGCTAATAGGTGGGGTTTTTACATCTAGCTTTGGGCTTATGATATATTTTATAAAAAAAGGTTTTATAGAAGTTGAAGATAAAAAAATAGTTACAAATTTGCTTGGAGATATTCATGGCGTATTTGCGATTTTTGTTTTTATGGTTGTAGTAGCTCATGTTTTAGGGGTTTTGATTGAGAAATATAGAGGTGGCGATTCGCTTAATTCAATGCTTATAGATGGTAAAAAAGTTAATGCTAAATTTGACGCTAAAGTATCAAATTTTTGGAAAATTTTTGCAGTTATTAGTTATGCTACTGCAATTTATACTTTTATAATCATGTCATAA
- the tupC gene encoding tungstate ABC transporter ATP-binding protein TupC, producing the protein MNIENLVQIYGSNRVLDIKSLKIDERKITALMGSNGSGKSTLIRIISGLEKPVSGAIICSLKKEDMSLLLPEPALLKRSVRSNFKFVLKINGLLNEFDKRVCEMLELVGLDESFLDKPYYALSSGQTQRIAFAIAIITRKPLILLDEPTNSLDSASTKLFSRAIKYMHKKYGCGFIIASHDKKWLSEFADDKVILYNGKVSEFELINVFMLKNGYIDLGYGLKFGHKFNDFEKVAINPNKISISLTPKDGYYEGILHSLSIVYGNTMLVKIKFGDYLIKAFSKFSSDYRVADKIYFCICDDAFVGI; encoded by the coding sequence ATGAATATAGAAAATTTAGTTCAAATTTATGGCTCAAACAGAGTTTTAGATATAAAAAGCTTAAAGATAGATGAGAGAAAAATAACTGCATTAATGGGTTCTAATGGAAGTGGCAAAAGTACGCTTATTAGAATCATCTCAGGTCTAGAAAAGCCTGTTAGTGGTGCTATTATCTGCTCTTTAAAAAAAGAGGATATGTCACTGCTTTTGCCAGAACCAGCTCTACTTAAAAGAAGTGTTAGGTCAAATTTTAAATTTGTTCTTAAGATAAATGGCTTACTTAATGAGTTTGATAAAAGGGTTTGTGAGATGCTAGAGCTTGTTGGTCTTGATGAGAGCTTTTTAGATAAGCCTTACTACGCCCTTAGCAGTGGTCAAACCCAAAGGATAGCTTTTGCTATAGCTATCATTACAAGAAAGCCACTGATACTACTTGATGAGCCTACAAACAGCCTTGATAGTGCTTCAACTAAACTCTTTTCTAGAGCGATAAAATATATGCACAAAAAGTATGGTTGTGGTTTTATAATAGCAAGCCATGATAAAAAGTGGTTGAGTGAATTTGCTGATGATAAGGTGATTTTATATAATGGTAAAGTTAGCGAGTTTGAACTTATAAATGTTTTTATGCTAAAAAATGGATATATAGATTTAGGTTATGGGTTAAAATTTGGTCATAAATTTAATGATTTTGAAAAAGTAGCTATAAACCCTAATAAAATATCTATAAGTCTTACTCCTAAAGATGGATATTATGAAGGAATTTTGCACTCTTTATCTATTGTGTATGGTAATACTATGCTTGTAAAAATAAAATTTGGTGATTATTTGATAAAAGCATTTAGTAAATTTAGTAGTGATTATAGGGTTGCAGATAAGATTTATTTTTGCATTTGCGATGATGCCTTTGTCGGTATTTAA
- a CDS encoding Dps family protein, protein MSKVVEKLNQIQADALVLSVQFHNYHWNVKGSQFHAIHEATECAYTHLGELFDEVAERALMIGGKALVCPKELTEKAKCPRVKADSFSCKEVVELVKKDYTYLLEQFNELAEIADEADDRVTVALAEDNIAKYEKELWMLRQTLAE, encoded by the coding sequence ATGTCAAAAGTTGTAGAAAAATTAAACCAAATTCAAGCTGACGCTTTAGTTTTAAGCGTTCAATTTCACAATTATCATTGGAATGTAAAAGGAAGTCAATTTCATGCTATTCATGAAGCAACAGAGTGTGCATATACTCATCTAGGTGAGCTTTTTGATGAAGTTGCAGAAAGAGCACTTATGATTGGTGGAAAAGCTTTGGTTTGCCCTAAAGAGTTAACTGAAAAAGCAAAATGCCCAAGAGTTAAAGCTGACTCTTTTAGTTGTAAAGAGGTTGTAGAACTAGTTAAAAAAGACTATACTTATCTACTTGAGCAATTCAATGAATTAGCAGAAATCGCAGATGAAGCTGACGATAGAGTTACAGTTGCTTTAGCTGAGGATAATATAGCTAAATATGAAAAAGAACTATGGATGCTTAGACAAACTCTAGCAGAGTAA
- the galU gene encoding UTP--glucose-1-phosphate uridylyltransferase GalU — translation MIQTCLFPAAGYGTRFLPATKSLPKEMLPILTKPLIHYGVDEAREAGMNHMAFVTGRGKRALEDYFDTSYELEHQISGTDKENLLKDIRELMDNCRFSFTRQRSMNGLGDAINKGKVLVGDDPFGVVLADDLCINENGDGVMAQMLRVFEKYRCSIVAVMEVDKKDVSKYGIVEGREIDDGLMMVSDMVEKPKPEEAKSNLAIIGRYILTPNIFTCLDKTKAGKNGEIQITDALLKQAKEGIVIAYKFKGKRFDCGSLDGFVQATKYFYDRLKNGKK, via the coding sequence ATGATACAAACTTGTTTATTTCCAGCAGCAGGATACGGAACTCGCTTTTTACCAGCTACAAAATCCCTACCAAAAGAGATGCTTCCTATACTTACAAAGCCACTCATACACTATGGTGTTGATGAAGCAAGAGAAGCTGGAATGAACCATATGGCCTTTGTTACGGGGCGTGGAAAAAGAGCATTGGAAGATTATTTTGATACAAGTTATGAGTTAGAACACCAAATTTCAGGTACTGATAAAGAAAATCTTTTAAAAGATATCCGTGAGCTTATGGATAATTGCCGTTTTTCATTTACAAGACAGCGTTCAATGAATGGGCTAGGGGACGCGATAAATAAAGGTAAAGTATTGGTTGGCGATGATCCATTTGGAGTGGTGCTTGCTGATGATTTATGTATAAATGAAAATGGCGATGGTGTTATGGCTCAGATGCTTAGAGTTTTTGAAAAATATAGATGTTCAATCGTTGCTGTTATGGAAGTGGATAAAAAAGATGTTTCAAAGTATGGTATAGTTGAAGGACGAGAGATTGACGATGGGCTTATGATGGTAAGTGATATGGTTGAAAAACCAAAACCAGAAGAGGCAAAAAGCAATCTTGCCATAATTGGAAGATATATTTTAACGCCAAATATTTTTACCTGCCTAGATAAGACAAAAGCAGGTAAAAATGGCGAAATACAGATAACAGACGCACTTTTAAAGCAGGCAAAAGAGGGCATTGTGATAGCTTATAAATTTAAAGGTAAAAGGTTTGATTGTGGCTCTCTTGATGGTTTTGTTCAGGCAACTAAATATTTCTATGATAGGCTAAAAAATGGTAAAAAATAG
- the tupB gene encoding tungstate ABC transporter permease TupB yields the protein MDFILDGIIKAFYLLFTFDDETYFAIKTTLYSSSISIVIALILGMPLGFCLGHYEFKGRKFLKLISDTGLAIPTVAVGLILYAILSNRGPLGNLGLLFTMKAVIIGQICLSLPIVVSLTASAIENMDKKHKLLIRSYHLKGFREILTVLYEARFSLLVVLATAYGRIVAEVGVAMMVGGNIKWHTRTITTAISLETNKGQFAMGIALAMVLIGIAFLVNLAIYQLRRFDR from the coding sequence TTGGATTTTATATTAGATGGCATTATAAAGGCTTTTTATCTTCTTTTTACTTTTGATGATGAGACATATTTTGCTATTAAAACTACACTTTACTCATCAAGCATATCTATTGTTATAGCTCTAATTTTAGGTATGCCGCTTGGTTTTTGTTTGGGGCATTATGAATTTAAAGGTAGAAAATTTTTAAAACTTATAAGCGATACTGGCTTAGCCATACCCACTGTAGCAGTTGGGCTTATACTTTATGCTATTTTGTCTAATCGTGGCCCACTTGGAAATTTAGGACTACTTTTTACTATGAAAGCTGTAATTATTGGTCAAATTTGCCTCTCGCTTCCTATTGTTGTCTCTTTAACAGCAAGTGCGATAGAAAATATGGATAAAAAACATAAACTTTTGATTAGAAGTTATCATTTAAAAGGATTTAGAGAAATTTTAACGGTTTTGTATGAAGCAAGGTTTTCACTTCTTGTTGTTCTTGCTACAGCGTATGGTAGGATAGTGGCTGAAGTAGGCGTTGCTATGATGGTGGGTGGAAATATCAAATGGCACACAAGGACGATAACAACGGCAATCTCACTAGAGACAAATAAAGGTCAGTTTGCTATGGGTATAGCTTTAGCAATGGTACTTATTGGTATAGCTTTTTTAGTAAATTTAGCTATTTATCAGTTAAGAAGATTTGATAGATGA
- the tupA gene encoding tungstate ABC transporter substrate-binding protein TupA, translating into MKKTLLVLALSALTALNIYAKDNTLLMATTTSTDNTGLLDALAPVYKQATGVELKWVAVGTGQALAMGKNCDADVLFVHSPAVEKKFIEDGYGVSRTPVMYNDFILVADKSLAPKFQGKSLAETFNIIKNENIKFFSRGDKSGTHNKEVAVWKSVTGNAPEKEMWYNQTGQGMIATINIAAEQKGVTLTDRGTFIKYEDNLKGDSPLVIVSQGDNSLKNYYSVIATNPDNCKDTDIENALQFMNWIVGDDAQKFIADFKLMGKPLFTPDAKIRKD; encoded by the coding sequence ATGAAAAAAACTCTTTTAGTTTTAGCTTTAAGTGCGTTAACCGCTCTTAACATTTATGCAAAAGATAACACTCTTTTAATGGCTACTACAACAAGTACAGATAATACAGGCCTACTTGATGCTTTAGCACCTGTTTATAAACAAGCAACTGGTGTTGAGCTTAAATGGGTAGCTGTTGGAACTGGTCAAGCTCTAGCAATGGGTAAAAACTGCGATGCTGATGTGCTTTTTGTTCACTCGCCAGCAGTTGAGAAAAAATTCATAGAAGATGGATATGGCGTATCTAGAACTCCGGTTATGTATAATGATTTTATATTAGTTGCTGATAAATCACTAGCTCCTAAATTTCAAGGCAAATCTTTAGCTGAAACTTTTAATATCATCAAAAATGAAAACATTAAATTCTTTAGTCGTGGCGATAAAAGTGGCACTCACAACAAAGAAGTTGCTGTTTGGAAAAGCGTTACAGGCAACGCTCCAGAAAAAGAGATGTGGTATAACCAAACAGGTCAAGGCATGATAGCTACTATAAATATCGCAGCTGAACAAAAAGGTGTAACTCTAACAGATAGAGGTACATTTATCAAATATGAAGATAACCTAAAAGGAGACTCACCTTTAGTTATAGTAAGTCAAGGTGATAATAGCCTTAAAAACTACTACTCAGTTATAGCTACAAACCCTGATAATTGTAAAGATACAGATATAGAAAACGCACTTCAGTTCATGAACTGGATAGTTGGTGATGATGCACAAAAGTTTATAGCTGATTTTAAATTAATGGGAAAACCACTATTTACTCCTGATGCAAAAATAAGAAAAGACTAA